In Nostoc sp. UHCC 0926, a single genomic region encodes these proteins:
- a CDS encoding pyridoxine 5'-phosphate synthase — protein MATLGVNIDHIATIRQARRTVEPDPVAAAVLAELAGADGITVHLREDRRHIQDRDVLLLRQTVRSHLNLEMAPTDEMLAIALDIKPDYVTLVPEKREEVTTEGGLNIVGQLARIGEIVDKLQNANIPVSLFIDAEYAQIEASVKLQARFIELHTGQYAEAKDETNRQRELAILAKGCDQAIQAGLRVNAGHGLTYWNVYPVAALPGMEELNIGHTIISRAALVGMERAVREMKQAIRGDGA, from the coding sequence GTGGCTACACTTGGCGTTAACATTGACCACATCGCCACCATTCGGCAAGCACGGCGGACGGTGGAACCAGACCCCGTGGCGGCGGCGGTGCTGGCAGAATTAGCGGGTGCAGATGGAATTACGGTGCATCTGCGCGAAGATCGGCGGCATATCCAAGATCGGGATGTGCTACTGTTGCGGCAAACAGTGCGATCGCATCTTAATTTAGAAATGGCCCCTACAGATGAAATGCTAGCGATCGCTCTCGATATCAAACCAGATTACGTAACTTTAGTCCCGGAAAAGCGCGAAGAAGTTACAACAGAAGGCGGACTAAATATCGTCGGGCAACTTGCTAGAATAGGTGAGATAGTTGATAAATTGCAAAACGCTAACATTCCAGTTAGTTTATTTATCGATGCAGAATATGCACAAATTGAAGCATCTGTCAAGCTACAGGCGCGATTTATTGAATTACACACTGGACAATATGCTGAGGCTAAGGATGAAACAAATCGCCAGCGAGAATTAGCCATATTAGCTAAAGGGTGTGACCAAGCGATTCAAGCTGGATTGCGAGTCAACGCTGGACATGGACTCACCTACTGGAACGTCTATCCGGTGGCTGCGCTTCCAGGTATGGAAGAACTCAACATTGGTCATACCATTATCAGTCGGGCAGCATTAGTAGGTATGGAAAG